A region from the Pseudomonadota bacterium genome encodes:
- a CDS encoding DUF411 domain-containing protein: MSWKSSRSFGMSLFFVLLLAGVTPPLVAQEPAPSELPAAVVYKDPNCGCCTRWADHIAAAGFKVTLRDVSNVGEIKRELGIPAGMGSCHTAVIGDYVIEGHVPVKVIQRLLSERPDVRGLTVPGMPIGSPGMEGPRPRAYEVYTFGGALGETVYERVPAP, translated from the coding sequence ATGAGCTGGAAATCATCACGCAGTTTTGGGATGAGTTTGTTTTTCGTTCTCCTATTGGCTGGCGTCACCCCGCCGTTGGTGGCGCAGGAGCCCGCACCGTCCGAGTTACCGGCCGCCGTGGTCTACAAAGACCCGAACTGCGGTTGTTGTACGCGTTGGGCCGATCATATCGCTGCCGCAGGATTTAAGGTCACTTTGCGGGACGTATCGAACGTCGGCGAAATCAAACGGGAGTTAGGTATTCCGGCCGGCATGGGCTCTTGCCATACCGCGGTGATCGGCGACTACGTGATTGAGGGGCATGTGCCGGTGAAGGTGATACAACGTCTGCTGTCGGAGCGTCCTGACGTTCGCGGTTTGACCGTGCCGGGTATGCCCATCGGTTCCCCCGGCATGGAAGGGCCGCGCCCTCGGGCCTATGAGGTCTATACCTTCGGTGGCGCGTTGGGCGAGACGGTTTACGAACGCGTTCCGGCGCCGTAA